In the genome of Oscarella lobularis chromosome 1, ooOscLobu1.1, whole genome shotgun sequence, one region contains:
- the LOC136199798 gene encoding spondin-1-like isoform X2, with amino-acid sequence MFSTTSRSGKTIVVPTVTGWRRRRCCPPPPPPPCEVNNWRDWACSETCQQRRTRTISRQGPGCPSLEENKPIIFANWGNWGYCSNTCGKGTRTRKRSVKDPANCGGAQYSCNKPLSETRSCYDFKNTDCKVSSWAPLGLCVPDNGKCGLGKATRHRHIEQAPICRGRACPPLTEEILCYATACCTVSDWSVWSCSERCQKLRTRTVTRQGYKCPFFLKETASINISNWGNWGLCSNTCGKGTRTRQRSVEDPPNCGGAQYSCDKRLSQTQSCYYFGKIDCKVSPWTIFGLCVPQNGKCGPGKAMRHRILLQKPTCRERPCPPLTEEIPCNAAACPVPCTLTEWSEWSTCSQSCVYGYQSRVRSIITPAKRGGVCDRALEKQRLCRIGRRVNCKVSEWTSWTQCSGDCNNRGYQIRG; translated from the exons ATGTTTTCAACTACTAGTCGGAGCGGCAAAA CTATCGTTGTACCGACCGTGACTGGatggagacgaagacgttgttgtcctcctcctcctcctcctccctgcGAGGTTAACAACTGGAGAGACTGGGCCTGCTCTGAAACGTGTCAACAACGTCGCACTCGTACGATATCGCGCCAAGGCCCTGGTTGTCCCAGCTTGGAAGAAAACAAGCCCATTATTTTTGCTAACTGGGGAAATTGGGGCTACTGCAGCAATACATGTGGAAAAGGCACGAGAACCAGGAAACGTTCTGTTAAAGATCCGGCAAATTGCGGAGGAGCTCAATACTCTTGCAACAAACCACTAAGCGAAACACGAAGTTGTTACGACTTCAAAAATACCGACTGTAAAGTCTCCTCATGGGCCCCTTTAGGCCTTTGCGTACCAGACAACGGAAAATGCGGACTTGGTAAAGCAACGAGACATCGTCACATTGAGCAAGCACCGATTTGTCGTGGAAGAGCTTGTCCGCCTCTAACTGAAGAAATTCTATGTTACGCAACCGCCTGTTGCACAGTCAGCGATTGGAGTGTCTGGTCCTGCTCTGAAAGGTGTCAAAAACTTCGCACCCGTACTGTAACGCGCCAGGGTTACAAATGCCCTTTCTTCTTGAAAGAAACAGCATCTATCAACATTTCCAACTGGGGAAATTGGGGTCTTTGCAGTAATACCTGTGGAAAAGGTACGAGAACCAGGCAGCGTTCTGTTGAAGATCCACCAAATTGTGGAGGAGCCCAATACTCTTGTGACAAACGACTAAGCCAAACGCAAAGTTGTTACTACTTTGGAAAGATCGACTGCAAAGTCTCTCCATGGACCATTTTTGGCCTTTGCGTACCACAAAACGGCAAATGCGGACCTGGTAAAGCAATGAGGCATCGTatccttcttcaaaaaccGACCTGCCGAGAGAGACCTTGCCCGCCCCTAACTGAAGAAATTCCGTGCAACGCAGCGGCCTGTCCCGTGCCGTGCACACTTACTGAATGGTCGGAATGGTCCACTTGTTCTCAGAGTTGCGTCTATGGTTATCAGTCACGCGTTCGAAGCATCATTACACCTGCAAAACGCGGTGGGGTGTGCGACCGTGCGCTGGAAAAACAGCGATTGTGCAGAATTGGAAGGCGTGTTAATTGTAAG gTTAGCGAATGGACTTCCTGGACCCAGTGCAGCGGAGACTGCAATAATCGTGGGTATCAAATTCGAGGATGA
- the LOC136199798 gene encoding spondin-1-like isoform X1 produces the protein MKRMRFFILVLALLAIVVPTVTGWRRRRCCPPPPPPPCEVNNWRDWACSETCQQRRTRTISRQGPGCPSLEENKPIIFANWGNWGYCSNTCGKGTRTRKRSVKDPANCGGAQYSCNKPLSETRSCYDFKNTDCKVSSWAPLGLCVPDNGKCGLGKATRHRHIEQAPICRGRACPPLTEEILCYATACCTVSDWSVWSCSERCQKLRTRTVTRQGYKCPFFLKETASINISNWGNWGLCSNTCGKGTRTRQRSVEDPPNCGGAQYSCDKRLSQTQSCYYFGKIDCKVSPWTIFGLCVPQNGKCGPGKAMRHRILLQKPTCRERPCPPLTEEIPCNAAACPVPCTLTEWSEWSTCSQSCVYGYQSRVRSIITPAKRGGVCDRALEKQRLCRIGRRVNCKVSEWTSWTQCSGDCNNRGYQIRG, from the exons ATGAAGCGGATGCGATTTTTTATTCTTGTTCTTGCTCTATTAGCTATCGTTGTACCGACCGTGACTGGatggagacgaagacgttgttgtcctcctcctcctcctcctccctgcGAGGTTAACAACTGGAGAGACTGGGCCTGCTCTGAAACGTGTCAACAACGTCGCACTCGTACGATATCGCGCCAAGGCCCTGGTTGTCCCAGCTTGGAAGAAAACAAGCCCATTATTTTTGCTAACTGGGGAAATTGGGGCTACTGCAGCAATACATGTGGAAAAGGCACGAGAACCAGGAAACGTTCTGTTAAAGATCCGGCAAATTGCGGAGGAGCTCAATACTCTTGCAACAAACCACTAAGCGAAACACGAAGTTGTTACGACTTCAAAAATACCGACTGTAAAGTCTCCTCATGGGCCCCTTTAGGCCTTTGCGTACCAGACAACGGAAAATGCGGACTTGGTAAAGCAACGAGACATCGTCACATTGAGCAAGCACCGATTTGTCGTGGAAGAGCTTGTCCGCCTCTAACTGAAGAAATTCTATGTTACGCAACCGCCTGTTGCACAGTCAGCGATTGGAGTGTCTGGTCCTGCTCTGAAAGGTGTCAAAAACTTCGCACCCGTACTGTAACGCGCCAGGGTTACAAATGCCCTTTCTTCTTGAAAGAAACAGCATCTATCAACATTTCCAACTGGGGAAATTGGGGTCTTTGCAGTAATACCTGTGGAAAAGGTACGAGAACCAGGCAGCGTTCTGTTGAAGATCCACCAAATTGTGGAGGAGCCCAATACTCTTGTGACAAACGACTAAGCCAAACGCAAAGTTGTTACTACTTTGGAAAGATCGACTGCAAAGTCTCTCCATGGACCATTTTTGGCCTTTGCGTACCACAAAACGGCAAATGCGGACCTGGTAAAGCAATGAGGCATCGTatccttcttcaaaaaccGACCTGCCGAGAGAGACCTTGCCCGCCCCTAACTGAAGAAATTCCGTGCAACGCAGCGGCCTGTCCCGTGCCGTGCACACTTACTGAATGGTCGGAATGGTCCACTTGTTCTCAGAGTTGCGTCTATGGTTATCAGTCACGCGTTCGAAGCATCATTACACCTGCAAAACGCGGTGGGGTGTGCGACCGTGCGCTGGAAAAACAGCGATTGTGCAGAATTGGAAGGCGTGTTAATTGTAAG gTTAGCGAATGGACTTCCTGGACCCAGTGCAGCGGAGACTGCAATAATCGTGGGTATCAAATTCGAGGATGA